DNA sequence from the Streptomyces cinnabarinus genome:
AGGCCCTGCAGTACGGCGACATCGTCATCGTCGAGGGCGGCGGCACCGGCGAGTACGCCTGTCTGACCGGCCGCGACGGTGTCCTCGCCGTGGAGTGCGCGCTGGCCGGGGCGCTGGCCAGCCTGGAGTGGGCGGCGCACGAGACGGAGCGCCGGCTGATCGCCGTCAACCGCGCCCGGCAGGCCGGGCAGCCGCCGCCGGACGACACCAAGCGCCCCCTGTGGATCCTGCTGGACCGCCCGACGGCCTTCGCCCACGTCGCCGCCACCGAGGGCCACAAGGACCCGCAGTCCCTGCTCCAGGTGCCCCTGCGCCACGGCCGCGCGGCCAACGTCACGGTCGTGGTGGCCGACCAGTTCGACACCGCGGACGCCCTGAGCGAGTCCGTGCGCCAGCACACACGCGCGCGTGCCGTCCTGGGCCCCGCGACCGCGGAACAGCTCACGGCGGTCCTCGGCGTGCCCCCGCACACCACCCCGATCAGCCAGCTGCCCCCCGGCCGCGGCTACGCCCGCCTGGGCGCCGGCCCGGTCCTGCGCCTCCAGGTCCCGGCCACCCCGGACCCCTACGACGACGCCACGACGGGCGCCCAGCGCCAGGCCGTACTGGACCTGCTCCCGCCCCGCACGACCCCGGCGGACGCGGAGCCGGTACCGGCGGAGGCAGTGTCGATGGAAGCCGTCGGCACGGAAGCCGTACCGGCCAAGGCACTGGCGGTGGAGGCCGTCACGGCGGAGACGTCCCCTCTGCCGTAACGACTACGCCACGAACGTGCGCGGCGCCTCCCCGCCCCCGGCGCCGCCGCTCTCCACCAGCCGGGCCGCCGCGGCCAGCCGTACCGCCGCCTCCTCGGCGACCGCGCCGCCCACGGTGAACGGCAGCCGCACATACCCCTCGAAGGCTCCGTCCACGCCGAAGCGGGGCCCCGAAGGCACCCGGACACCGACCCGCTCCCCCGCCTCGGCGAGCCGCGAGCCGGACAGGCCTCCGGTGCGCACCCACAGGGTCAGCCCGCCCTGGGGCACCTCGAACTCCCACCCGGGCAGCTCCCGCCGCACCGCGGTGACCAGCGCCTCCCGGTTCTCCTGGGCCTGGACCCGGCGCAGTTCCACCGCCTGTTCCCAGCCTCCGGTGCTGAACAGCCAGTTCACGGCGAGCTGCTCCAGCACCGGGGTCCCCAGGTCGGCGTAGGCCCGGGCGGCGACGAGGCTGCGGATGACGTCCGGAGCCGCCCGGACCCAGCCGATGCGCATACCCGCCCAGAAGGCCTTGCTCGCCGATCCGACGGTGACCACGGTGGCCCCGGCCGGGTCGAAGGCGCACACCGGGCGCGGCATCGCGACATCCGGGTCCAGCCAGAGTTCGGTCATCGTCTCGTCGGCGACCAGCACGGTCCCCGCCGAGCGGGCCGCGTCCACCATCGCCCGCCGCTGGTCGTCGTCGGCGAGGGCGCCGGTCGGGTTGTGGAAGTCGGCGACGACATAGGCGATCCGGGGCGCCGCGTCGCGCAGCACCTGCCGCCAGCGGTCCATGTCCCAGCCGGTGAGCCCCTCGGCCATGGCGACCGGCACCAGCCGGGCACCCGCCTCGCGCATCAGCTGGAGGATGTTGGCGTAGGACGGCGACTCCACGGCGATCCGCTCGCCCCGCCCCGCGAAGAGGTGGCAGATGGCGTCGATGGCGCCCATCGCGCCGGTGGTCACCATGATCTGCTCAGGCATGGTCGGGATCCCGCGCGCGGTGTACCGGTCGGCGATCATCGCGCGCAGCGCGGGCAGCCCGGCCGGATAGTCGCCGTGCGTGTGGGCGTACGGCGGCAGCTCCTCCAGGGCGCCCTGCACGGCGCGGGTGAGCCAGGGCTCGGGCGCGGGGAGCGCCGCGCAGCCGAGGTCGATCATCGAACCGAGGGCCTCGGGGGGCAGTGGTTCGAGTCCCCGCGCGGGGAGCGGGTTTCCGGCCGGTACGGCGGTCCAGCTGCCCGCGCCGCGCCGGGACTCCAGGAAGCCCTCGGCACGCAGTGCCTCGTAGGCGGCGGCGACGGTCGTACGGCTGACGGACAGGGCGAGGGCCAGTTCGCGTTCCGCGGGCAACCGGGCGGCCACCGGCACCCGGCCTTCCAGGACCAGCAGCCGGATGCCGTCGGCGAGCGCGCGATAGGCGGGCGGGCGGCGCGTGCCGGGGCCCGCGGGGCGGTCCTGCTGGGAGCTGAGCAGCCGGGCGAGCTGAGCCGGTCCCACCGCCGAGGTCCACTGCGCCATGGAAATCAGTCCACCTTCCCCGAATTGGCCATGGATGGCCGTTCTCCTCAAGCCACAGGGTGTCATGAGCCAGGCCACTACCACCACAGGGGGGACCCTCTTGTCCACCACGAGCCGTCTCGGGCGACGGTTGATCCAGCTGTACGTCGGTCTCGCGCTGTACGGGGCGAGCTCGGCCCTTCTCGTCGAGGCGGGCCTCGGCCTCGAACCCTGGAACGTGCTGCACCAGGGCCTGGCCGAGCTGACCGGCCTGACCATAGGCGTGGTGTCGATCATCGTGGGCGCAGCCGTGCTGCTCCTGTGGATCCCGCTGCGCCAGCGACCGGGCCTCGGCACCGTCTCCAATGTGTTCGTAGTCGGTATCGCCATGGACGGCACCTTGGCCGCCCTCCCCGAGGCGCACTCCCTCTACGTCCGGATCCCCCTGCTCCTCGCCGGTGTCGTCCTCAACGGCGTGGCCACCGGCCTCTACATCGCGGCCGCCTTCGGACCGGGCCCCCGCGACGGCCTGATGACGGGGCTGCACGAGCGCACCGGGCGCTCGATCCGGCTGATGCGCACCGGCATCGAACTCGCGGTGGTCGTCTCCGGCTTCCTCCTCGGCGGCACGATCGGCGTGGGCACCGTGCTGTACGCGCTGACCATCGGCCCGCTCGCCCAGCTCTTCCTGCGTGTCTTCGCCGTGTCCCCGGCATCCGACGGCAGCGCGGTCGTTGCCACCGGTCAACCCCGGCGGGCCATACTGCGACGGTGAGCACGCCGATACGCCACCCCTATCTCGACCATCCGGGCCCGATCCCCTTCGCCCACCGCGGCGGGGACGCCGACGGCCTGGAGAACACCCGGTTCCAGTTCCGCCGCGCGGTGGACCTCGGCTACCGGTACCTGGAGACCGACGTCCACCTCACCCGCGACGGCAAGCTGGTCGCCTTCCACGACGCGACCTTGGACCGGGTGACGGACGGGGCGGGCCGGATCTGCGACCTGCCCTGGGCGGACGTGGCGCACGCGCGCGTGGCCGGCCAGGAACCGGTGCCGCTGTTCGAGGAGCTGCTGGAGGCCTTCCCCGAGGCGCGCTGGAACGTCGATGTCAAGGCGGAGTCCGCGCTGCTGCCCTTCCTCGACCTGGTCGAGCGCACCGACACCTGGGACCGGATCTGCCTCGGCTCCTTCTCCGAGGCGCGGGTGGTCCGGGCCCAGCGGCTGGCCGGGCCGCGCCTGGCCACGTCGTTCGGCACGCGCGGGGTGCTGAATCTGCGGCTGCGCTCCTGGGGTGTGCCCGCGGTGGTGCGCCGGTCGGCCGTCGCCGCGCAGGTTCCCGAGACGCAGTCCGGCGTCCCGGTCGTCGACCGCCGCTTCGTGCGCGCCGCCCACGCGCGCGGGCTTCAGGTGCATGTGTGGACGGTCAACGAAGAAGACCGCATGCACCGGCTCCTGGACCTGGGAGTCGATGGCATCATGACCGATCACATCGAGACATTGCGCAAGGTCATGGAGGACCGGGGCGTCTGGGCCTGAGCCCCGGCGGCCCGCGGCCCGGACGGAAAAGCGAGGGGCGCGGGTGGACACCGGCACCATGGGCACCAGTGCGGCCGAAGAGGTCGCGGAGCGGCGGCGCGAGCAGCGCGGCTGGTACTTCTACGACTGGGCGTGCTCCGTCTATTCGACGAGCGTGCTCACCGTGTTCCTCGGCCCCTATCTGACCTCGGTCGCCGAGGAGGCCGCCGGCGCGGACGGCTTCGTCCATCCGCTCGGCATCCCGGTGCGCGCCGGGTCCTTCTTCGCCTATTCGGTGTCGCTTTCTGTGATCGTGGCCGTCCTGGTGATGCCTCTGGTCGGCGCGGCGGCCGACCGAAGTGGCCGGAAGAAGCCGCTGCTGGCGGCGGCCGCGTACACCGGGGCCGCGGCGACGACGGCGATGTTCTTCCTGGACGGCGACCGCTATCTGCTCGGCGGCGCCCTGCTGATCATCGCCAATGCCGCGCAGTCCGTGGCGATGATGCTCTACAACTCCTACCTGCCGCAGATCGCCCCGCCCGAGGAGCGCGACGCGGTCTCCTCACGCGGGTGGGCCTTCGGATACGCCTCGGGCGCCCTGGTCCTGGTCGTGAACCTGGCGCTGTACCTCGGCCACGACTCCTTCGGCGTCTCCGAGACCACGGCCGTCCGCATCTGCCTGGCCTCGGCCGGACTATGGTGGGGCGCCTTCACCCTCGTACCGCTACGACGGCTGCGCGACCGGCGGGCGGCCTCGGACGGAACTGCGCCCGCGACCGCGTCGGGCTTCCGGCAGCTCGCGGCGACGATCCGCGACATGCGCCGCCACCCGCTCACCCTCGCCTTCCTGCTGGCCTACCTCGTCTACAACGACGGCATCCAGACGGTGATCACTCAGGCGTCGGTCTACGGCTCCGAGGAACTCGGTCTCGGCCAGTCCACGCTGATCGGCGCGGTGCTGCTGGTCCAGGTGCTGGCGGTGGCGGGGGCGCTGCTGCTGGGGCGGCTGGCCCGGACGTACGGCGCGAAGCGCACCATCCTCGGCTCGCTGGTGGCGTGGACGCTGACCCTGGCGGCCGGGTACTTCCTGCCGGCCGGGGCGCCGGTGTGGTTCTTCGTGCTGGCGGCCGGGATCGGACTGGTGCTGGGCGGCAGCCAGGCCCTGTCGCGCTCCCTGTTCTCCCATCTCGTCCCGCCGGGCAAGGAGGCCGAGTACTTCTCCGCCTACGAGGTGAGCGACCGCGGGATGAGCTGGCTCGGCCCGCTGCTGTTCGGGCTCACCTACCAGCTGACCGGGAGCTATCGCGACGCGATCATCTCGCTGGTGGCCTTCTTCGCGCTCGGGTTCGTGCTGCTCGCCCGGGTCCCGGTGCGGCAGGCGATCAGCGACGCGGGCAACCCCGTTCCGGCAAGGATTTAGCGTTCGGAGCGAAAGGGCTGTAGTGTACGCGTTTGGCCTGCCAGGCGTACCGTTACTGCGCGTCAAAGATGCCGAAACGCTGGGTGACATCTGCTAGCAGATGTGACAA
Encoded proteins:
- a CDS encoding PLP-dependent aminotransferase family protein, translating into MAQWTSAVGPAQLARLLSSQQDRPAGPGTRRPPAYRALADGIRLLVLEGRVPVAARLPAERELALALSVSRTTVAAAYEALRAEGFLESRRGAGSWTAVPAGNPLPARGLEPLPPEALGSMIDLGCAALPAPEPWLTRAVQGALEELPPYAHTHGDYPAGLPALRAMIADRYTARGIPTMPEQIMVTTGAMGAIDAICHLFAGRGERIAVESPSYANILQLMREAGARLVPVAMAEGLTGWDMDRWRQVLRDAAPRIAYVVADFHNPTGALADDDQRRAMVDAARSAGTVLVADETMTELWLDPDVAMPRPVCAFDPAGATVVTVGSASKAFWAGMRIGWVRAAPDVIRSLVAARAYADLGTPVLEQLAVNWLFSTGGWEQAVELRRVQAQENREALVTAVRRELPGWEFEVPQGGLTLWVRTGGLSGSRLAEAGERVGVRVPSGPRFGVDGAFEGYVRLPFTVGGAVAEEAAVRLAAAARLVESGGAGGGEAPRTFVA
- a CDS encoding YczE/YyaS/YitT family protein, with protein sequence MSQATTTTGGTLLSTTSRLGRRLIQLYVGLALYGASSALLVEAGLGLEPWNVLHQGLAELTGLTIGVVSIIVGAAVLLLWIPLRQRPGLGTVSNVFVVGIAMDGTLAALPEAHSLYVRIPLLLAGVVLNGVATGLYIAAAFGPGPRDGLMTGLHERTGRSIRLMRTGIELAVVVSGFLLGGTIGVGTVLYALTIGPLAQLFLRVFAVSPASDGSAVVATGQPRRAILRR
- a CDS encoding glycerophosphodiester phosphodiesterase, whose amino-acid sequence is MSTPIRHPYLDHPGPIPFAHRGGDADGLENTRFQFRRAVDLGYRYLETDVHLTRDGKLVAFHDATLDRVTDGAGRICDLPWADVAHARVAGQEPVPLFEELLEAFPEARWNVDVKAESALLPFLDLVERTDTWDRICLGSFSEARVVRAQRLAGPRLATSFGTRGVLNLRLRSWGVPAVVRRSAVAAQVPETQSGVPVVDRRFVRAAHARGLQVHVWTVNEEDRMHRLLDLGVDGIMTDHIETLRKVMEDRGVWA
- a CDS encoding MFS transporter, which gives rise to MGTSAAEEVAERRREQRGWYFYDWACSVYSTSVLTVFLGPYLTSVAEEAAGADGFVHPLGIPVRAGSFFAYSVSLSVIVAVLVMPLVGAAADRSGRKKPLLAAAAYTGAAATTAMFFLDGDRYLLGGALLIIANAAQSVAMMLYNSYLPQIAPPEERDAVSSRGWAFGYASGALVLVVNLALYLGHDSFGVSETTAVRICLASAGLWWGAFTLVPLRRLRDRRAASDGTAPATASGFRQLAATIRDMRRHPLTLAFLLAYLVYNDGIQTVITQASVYGSEELGLGQSTLIGAVLLVQVLAVAGALLLGRLARTYGAKRTILGSLVAWTLTLAAGYFLPAGAPVWFFVLAAGIGLVLGGSQALSRSLFSHLVPPGKEAEYFSAYEVSDRGMSWLGPLLFGLTYQLTGSYRDAIISLVAFFALGFVLLARVPVRQAISDAGNPVPARI